The following are encoded in a window of Mustela nigripes isolate SB6536 chromosome 3, MUSNIG.SB6536, whole genome shotgun sequence genomic DNA:
- the CTDSP1 gene encoding carboxy-terminal domain RNA polymerase II polypeptide A small phosphatase 1 isoform X1, with protein MDSSAVITQITKEEARGPLRGKGEQKLAASQKPRSRGILHSLFCCVCRDDGEALPAHSGAPLLVEENGAVPKQTPAQYLLPEAKAQDVDKICVVIDLDETLVHSSFKPVNNADFIIPVEIDGVVHQVYVLKRPHVDEFLQRMGELFECVLFTASLAKYADPVADLLDKWGAFRARLFRESCVFHRGNYVKDLSRLGRDLRRVLILDNSPASYVFHPDNAVPVASWFDNMSDTELHDLLPFFEQLSRVDDVYSVLRQPRPGS; from the exons ATGGACAGCTCGGCCGTCATTACTCAGATCACCAAGGAGGAGGCGCGGGGCCCGCTACGGGGCAAAG GTGAGCAGAAGTTAGCGGCTTCTCAGAAGCCCCGGAGCCGGGGCATTCTCCACTCGCTTTTCTGCTGCGTCTGCCGCGACGATGGGGAGGCCCTGCCGGCGCACAGTGGGGCGCCCCTGCTGGTGGAGGAGAACGGAGCTGTCCCCAAG CAGACCCCAGCGCAGTACCTGCTCCCAGAAGCCAAGGCCCAGGATGTGGACAAGATCTGTGTGGTCATCGACTTGGACGAGACCCTGGTGCACAGCTCCTTCAAG CCAGTGAACAACGCCGACTTCATCATCCCTGTGGAGATTGATGGGGTAGTCCACCAG GTCTACGTGCTGAAGAGGCCCCATGTGGATGAGTTCCTGCAGCGAATGGGCGAGCTCTTTGAGTGCGTGCTGTTCACCGCCAGCCTTGCCAAG TATGCAGACCCAGTAGCCGATCTGCTGGACAAGTGGGGGGCCTTCCGGGCGCGGCTGTTTCGTGAGTCCTGCGTCTTCCATCGGGGGAATTATGTGAAGGACCTGAGCCGGCTGGGCCGAGACCTGCGACGGGTGCTCATCCTGGACAACTCGCCCGCCTCCTACGTCTTCCATCCAGACAACGCC GTACCGGTGGCCTCCTGGTTTGACAACATGAGTGACACGGAGCTCCACGACCTTCTGCCCTTCTTCGAGCAGCTCAGCCGCGTGGATGACGTGTACTCAGTGCTCAGGCAGCCACGGCCAGGCAGCTAG
- the CTDSP1 gene encoding carboxy-terminal domain RNA polymerase II polypeptide A small phosphatase 1 isoform X2 has product MDSSAVITQITKEEARGPLRGKGEQKLAASQKPRSRGILHSLFCCVCRDDGEALPAHSGAPLLVEENGAVPKTPAQYLLPEAKAQDVDKICVVIDLDETLVHSSFKPVNNADFIIPVEIDGVVHQVYVLKRPHVDEFLQRMGELFECVLFTASLAKYADPVADLLDKWGAFRARLFRESCVFHRGNYVKDLSRLGRDLRRVLILDNSPASYVFHPDNAVPVASWFDNMSDTELHDLLPFFEQLSRVDDVYSVLRQPRPGS; this is encoded by the exons ATGGACAGCTCGGCCGTCATTACTCAGATCACCAAGGAGGAGGCGCGGGGCCCGCTACGGGGCAAAG GTGAGCAGAAGTTAGCGGCTTCTCAGAAGCCCCGGAGCCGGGGCATTCTCCACTCGCTTTTCTGCTGCGTCTGCCGCGACGATGGGGAGGCCCTGCCGGCGCACAGTGGGGCGCCCCTGCTGGTGGAGGAGAACGGAGCTGTCCCCAAG ACCCCAGCGCAGTACCTGCTCCCAGAAGCCAAGGCCCAGGATGTGGACAAGATCTGTGTGGTCATCGACTTGGACGAGACCCTGGTGCACAGCTCCTTCAAG CCAGTGAACAACGCCGACTTCATCATCCCTGTGGAGATTGATGGGGTAGTCCACCAG GTCTACGTGCTGAAGAGGCCCCATGTGGATGAGTTCCTGCAGCGAATGGGCGAGCTCTTTGAGTGCGTGCTGTTCACCGCCAGCCTTGCCAAG TATGCAGACCCAGTAGCCGATCTGCTGGACAAGTGGGGGGCCTTCCGGGCGCGGCTGTTTCGTGAGTCCTGCGTCTTCCATCGGGGGAATTATGTGAAGGACCTGAGCCGGCTGGGCCGAGACCTGCGACGGGTGCTCATCCTGGACAACTCGCCCGCCTCCTACGTCTTCCATCCAGACAACGCC GTACCGGTGGCCTCCTGGTTTGACAACATGAGTGACACGGAGCTCCACGACCTTCTGCCCTTCTTCGAGCAGCTCAGCCGCGTGGATGACGTGTACTCAGTGCTCAGGCAGCCACGGCCAGGCAGCTAG